One part of the Thiohalorhabdus denitrificans genome encodes these proteins:
- a CDS encoding ABC transporter permease, translated as MTRAPIVLGLSALVAAAALTPVAVLLGMGVGADVALGARTLEVAANSLLLTGLTVVGAILVGVPLAFVTAYADLPGRRVWTGLLAAPLAVPSYLGAFAYFAGFGPGGEIQALTGLPLPNVDGLAGGTLVMTLYTYPFVLLATRAALRNLDASTLEAARTLGMPLRQALWRVVLPRARNSVAAGGLLVALYTLSDFGTPAIMRVDTFTRVIFVEYNAFGLDRAAWLSIALLALVAVVLFLESRVGAVREAPGRPPELALGRAGKALAMAGMVLVLTAALAVPIGVFGLWLVREGGAGFDPATLMNSATASLLAALAAVAAALPVAYAATTGRLGRLLERAAYVGFGVPGIVLGTALVVVGLNLDFLYQSLALLVFAYVVRFLPLAVGNIRAPLERAEGSLVGAARSLGAGPGEAFRRVTLPLILPGLLAAAALVFLEAMRELPATLLLRPTGFETLATHLWRVYEAGYFGRGAVPALFLVLVSGAAVALMLKGERSRMDLT; from the coding sequence GTGACCCGCGCCCCGATCGTCCTCGGCCTGAGCGCCCTGGTGGCGGCCGCCGCCCTGACCCCGGTGGCGGTGCTGCTGGGGATGGGCGTCGGCGCCGACGTGGCCCTGGGCGCCCGCACCCTGGAGGTGGCGGCCAACAGCCTGCTGCTCACCGGCCTAACCGTGGTGGGGGCCATCCTGGTGGGGGTGCCCCTGGCGTTCGTCACCGCCTACGCCGACCTGCCCGGCCGCCGGGTGTGGACGGGGCTGCTGGCGGCCCCCCTGGCGGTGCCCAGCTACCTGGGGGCATTCGCCTACTTCGCGGGCTTCGGCCCGGGCGGCGAGATCCAGGCCCTTACCGGCCTGCCGCTGCCCAACGTGGACGGCCTGGCCGGAGGCACCCTGGTGATGACGCTGTACACCTACCCCTTCGTGCTACTGGCCACGCGGGCGGCCCTGCGCAACCTGGACGCCAGCACGCTGGAGGCGGCGCGCACGCTGGGCATGCCCCTGCGCCAGGCGCTGTGGCGGGTGGTGCTGCCGCGGGCGCGCAACAGCGTGGCGGCGGGCGGGCTGCTGGTGGCGCTGTACACCCTGTCCGATTTCGGCACCCCGGCCATCATGCGGGTGGACACCTTCACCCGGGTGATCTTCGTGGAGTACAACGCCTTCGGCCTGGACCGCGCGGCGTGGCTGTCCATCGCCCTGCTGGCGCTGGTGGCGGTGGTGCTGTTCCTGGAGTCGCGGGTGGGCGCGGTGCGCGAGGCCCCGGGCCGGCCGCCGGAGCTGGCCCTGGGGCGGGCGGGCAAGGCGCTGGCAATGGCCGGCATGGTGCTGGTGCTGACCGCGGCCCTCGCCGTCCCCATCGGCGTCTTCGGGCTGTGGCTGGTGCGCGAGGGCGGCGCCGGCTTCGACCCGGCCACCCTGATGAACTCCGCCACCGCCTCGCTGCTGGCCGCCCTGGCGGCGGTGGCGGCCGCCCTGCCGGTGGCCTACGCCGCCACCACCGGCCGCCTGGGCCGGCTGCTGGAGCGGGCGGCCTACGTGGGCTTTGGGGTGCCGGGGATCGTCCTGGGAACCGCGCTGGTGGTGGTGGGTCTGAACCTGGACTTCCTCTACCAGTCCCTGGCGCTGCTGGTGTTCGCCTACGTGGTGCGCTTCCTGCCGCTTGCGGTGGGGAACATCCGGGCCCCGCTGGAGCGCGCCGAGGGCAGCCTGGTGGGCGCCGCGCGCTCGCTGGGGGCCGGCCCGGGCGAGGCCTTCCGGCGGGTGACCCTGCCGCTGATCCTGCCCGGCCTGCTGGCCGCCGCGGCGCTGGTGTTCCTGGAGGCCATGCGCGAGCTGCCGGCCACCCTGCTGCTACGGCCCACCGGCTTCGAGACGCTGGCCACCCACCTGTGGCGGGTCTACGAGGCGGGCTACTTCGGGCGCGGGGCTGTGCCCGCGCTGTTCCTGGTGCTGGTTTCCGGGGCGGCGGTGGCGCTCATGCTGAAGGGGGAGAGAAGCCGGATGGACCTGACCTGA